A genome region from Streptomyces sp. NBC_01296 includes the following:
- a CDS encoding DUF3566 domain-containing protein produces MSGATGAGPAETGDDGARGPAADSPGGGAAAEGRGRTVTDTRKPKQEKAAAGQQPEQPYHPPQAYAAPSGPGAPRGAGDAGAQRKARTGARTTPRTRKARLRVAKADPWSVMKVSFLLSIALGVCTIVASVVLWMVMDAMGVFSTVGGTISEATGSNESNGFDLQSFLSLPRVLIFTSVIAVIDVVLATALATLGAFIYNLSAGFVGGVELTLAEDE; encoded by the coding sequence GTGAGTGGAGCCACGGGCGCCGGACCGGCCGAGACTGGGGACGACGGTGCCCGTGGCCCCGCCGCGGACTCCCCCGGTGGGGGCGCGGCCGCCGAGGGCAGGGGGAGAACCGTGACGGACACCCGCAAGCCGAAGCAGGAGAAGGCCGCGGCCGGCCAGCAGCCGGAGCAGCCGTACCACCCGCCGCAGGCCTACGCGGCGCCCTCGGGCCCGGGCGCGCCGCGGGGTGCCGGGGACGCCGGTGCGCAGCGCAAGGCGCGTACGGGGGCCCGTACGACGCCCAGGACGCGCAAGGCGCGGCTGCGGGTGGCCAAGGCCGACCCGTGGTCGGTGATGAAGGTCAGCTTCCTGCTGTCGATCGCGCTGGGCGTCTGCACGATCGTGGCGTCGGTGGTGCTGTGGATGGTCATGGACGCCATGGGCGTCTTCTCGACCGTCGGCGGCACCATCAGCGAGGCGACCGGGTCGAACGAGAGCAACGGATTCGACCTCCAGTCGTTCCTGTCGCTGCCGCGCGTTCTGATCTTCACGTCGGTCATCGCGGTGATCGACGTGGTGCTGGCGACGGCGCTGGCGACGCTGGGCGCGTTCATCTACAACCTGTCGGCGGGCTTCGTCGGCGGTGTGGAGCTCACGCTCGCCGAGGACGAGTGA
- a CDS encoding DLW-39 family protein produces MKKLLLVALAAIGGLLVYRQIQADRAEQDLWTEATDSVPSGSGV; encoded by the coding sequence GTGAAGAAGCTGCTCCTGGTCGCACTGGCCGCCATCGGCGGGCTCCTCGTGTACCGCCAGATCCAGGCGGACCGCGCCGAGCAGGACCTGTGGACGGAGGCAACTGACTCCGTGCCTTCCGGTTCCGGTGTGTGA
- a CDS encoding serine/threonine-protein kinase, whose protein sequence is MGEIFAGRYELIDPIGRGGVGAVWRAWDHRRRRYVAAKVLRQSDAHTLLRFVREQALRIDHPHVLAPASWAADDDKVLFTMDLVAGGSLAHVIGDYGPLPPRFVCTLLDQLLSGLAAVHAEGVVHRDIKPANILMEATGTGRPHLRLSDFGISMRKGEPRLTETNYVVGTPGYFAPEQLLGSEPDFPADLFAVGLVALYLLQGRKPDSQALVEHFLAHGTPGAPEGLPAPLWDVVANLLQPDPQSRFRTATGARKALAEAVELLPPPAPDEDPVEVFDQLGPIPVGFGPQGPQSTAAVTPETPTAAAAAVQPSGAPPAAATPVTAPSGPTPADPRGTVATAQASPYAASPASPYAAPADATGTGSFHLAPPEPPTVPHPAAPAPPPARTGGIAPPPPKVAVGILVAALLCFAVGVWALTGL, encoded by the coding sequence ATGGGTGAGATCTTCGCCGGCCGGTACGAGCTGATCGATCCGATCGGCCGCGGCGGCGTGGGCGCCGTATGGCGGGCCTGGGACCACCGGCGCCGCCGGTACGTCGCCGCCAAGGTCCTCCGGCAGAGCGACGCCCACACCCTGCTGCGCTTCGTACGGGAGCAGGCGCTGCGCATCGACCACCCGCACGTGCTGGCCCCGGCCAGCTGGGCGGCGGACGACGACAAGGTCCTGTTCACGATGGACCTCGTGGCCGGCGGCTCCCTCGCCCACGTGATCGGGGACTACGGCCCGCTGCCGCCCCGGTTCGTGTGCACGCTGCTCGACCAGCTCCTGTCGGGGCTGGCCGCGGTGCACGCGGAGGGTGTCGTCCACCGCGACATCAAGCCGGCCAACATCCTGATGGAGGCCACCGGAACCGGGCGGCCGCACCTGCGGCTGTCCGACTTCGGCATCTCGATGCGCAAGGGCGAGCCCCGGCTCACCGAGACCAACTACGTGGTGGGCACGCCCGGTTATTTCGCCCCCGAACAACTGCTGGGCTCCGAACCCGACTTCCCCGCGGACCTCTTCGCCGTCGGGCTGGTCGCGCTGTACCTCCTCCAGGGCCGCAAGCCCGATTCCCAAGCCCTGGTGGAGCACTTCCTCGCCCACGGCACCCCCGGCGCCCCCGAGGGCCTCCCCGCGCCGCTCTGGGACGTCGTCGCGAACCTCCTGCAACCGGATCCGCAGAGCCGGTTCCGGACCGCCACAGGGGCCCGCAAGGCCCTTGCCGAGGCCGTGGAGCTGCTCCCGCCGCCCGCGCCGGACGAGGACCCGGTGGAGGTGTTCGACCAACTCGGCCCGATCCCCGTCGGCTTCGGCCCCCAGGGCCCCCAGAGCACGGCTGCGGTGACCCCCGAGACGCCCACGGCGGCCGCGGCGGCGGTTCAGCCGTCCGGCGCCCCGCCCGCGGCGGCAACACCCGTGACGGCGCCGTCCGGGCCCACCCCCGCCGATCCCCGCGGCACGGTCGCGACGGCCCAGGCCTCCCCGTACGCCGCCTCCCCCGCCTCCCCGTACGCGGCCCCGGCCGACGCGACCGGCACCGGCAGCTTCCACCTGGCTCCGCCGGAGCCGCCGACCGTCCCGCACCCCGCGGCCCCTGCCCCGCCGCCCGCCCGGACCGGCGGCATCGCCCCGCCCCCGCCGAAGGTCGCCGTCGGGATCCTGGTCGCCGCGCTGCTCTGCTTCGCCGTGGGCGTCTGGGCACTGACCGGGCTCTGA
- the gyrA gene encoding DNA gyrase subunit A — MADETTPTAEESAAEQPVMRIEPVGLETEMQRSYLDYAMSVIVSRALPDVRDGLKPVHRRVLYAMYDGGYRPEKGFYKCARVVGDVMGTYHPHGDSSIYDALVRLAQPWSMRMPLVDSNGNFGSPGNDPAAAMRYTECKLMPLAMEMLRDIDEETVDFTDNYDGRNQEPTVLPARFPNLLVNGSAGIAVGMATNIPPHNLREVAAGAQWALEHPDASHEELLDALLERIKGPDFPSGALVVGRKGIEEAYRTGRGSITMRAVVEVEEIQNRQCLVVTELPYQTNPDNLAQKIADLVKDGKVGGIADVRDETSSRTGQRLVIVLKRDAVAKVVLNNLYKHTDLQTNFGANMLALVDGVPRTLSVDAFIRHWVTHQIEVIVRRTKFRLRKAEERAHILRGLLKALDAIDEVIALIRRSNTVEIAREGLMGLLEIDEIQANAILEMQLRRLAALERQKIVAEHDELQAKINEYNAILASPEKQRSIVSEELAAIVEKYGDDRRSKLVPFDGDMSMEDLIAEEDIVVTITHGGYVKRTKTEDYRSQKRGGKGVRGTKLKQDDLVDHFFVSTTHHWLLFFTNKGRVYRSKAYELPDAGRDARGQHVANLLAFQPDEKIAQILAIRDYEAAPYLILATKGGLVKKTALKDYDSPRSGGVIAINLRETGADGADGTADELIGAELVSAEDDLLLISKKAQSIRFTATDDALRPMGRATSGVKGMSFREGDELLSMSVVRPGTFVFTATDGGYAKRTPVDEYRVQGRGGLGIKAAKIVEDRGSLVGALVVDESDEILAITLGGGVIRTRVNEVRETGRDTMGVQLINLGKRDAVVGIARNAEAGQDADEVEETEAAEGQAAESAEGTQPSAGEHEE, encoded by the coding sequence ATGGCCGACGAAACCACCCCCACCGCCGAGGAATCCGCGGCGGAGCAGCCCGTCATGCGCATCGAGCCCGTCGGGCTCGAGACGGAGATGCAGCGCTCCTACCTCGACTACGCGATGTCCGTCATCGTGTCCCGCGCGCTGCCCGACGTACGGGACGGCCTCAAGCCGGTCCACCGCCGCGTGCTGTACGCGATGTACGACGGCGGCTACCGGCCCGAGAAGGGCTTCTACAAGTGCGCCCGCGTCGTCGGTGACGTCATGGGTACGTACCACCCGCACGGCGACAGCTCCATCTACGACGCCCTGGTCCGCCTGGCCCAGCCGTGGTCGATGCGCATGCCTCTGGTGGACAGCAACGGCAACTTCGGCTCCCCGGGCAACGACCCGGCGGCCGCGATGCGCTACACCGAGTGCAAGCTGATGCCGCTGGCCATGGAGATGCTCCGGGACATCGACGAGGAGACCGTCGACTTCACGGACAACTACGACGGCCGCAACCAGGAGCCGACCGTCCTGCCGGCCCGCTTCCCGAACCTGCTGGTCAACGGCAGCGCCGGTATCGCCGTCGGCATGGCCACCAACATCCCGCCGCACAACCTGCGCGAGGTCGCGGCCGGCGCCCAGTGGGCGCTGGAGCACCCGGACGCCTCGCACGAGGAGCTGCTCGACGCGCTCCTGGAGCGGATCAAGGGCCCCGACTTCCCGTCGGGCGCGCTGGTCGTGGGCCGCAAGGGCATCGAGGAGGCGTACCGGACCGGGCGCGGCTCCATCACCATGCGCGCGGTGGTCGAGGTCGAGGAGATCCAGAACCGCCAGTGCCTGGTGGTCACGGAGCTTCCGTACCAGACCAACCCGGACAACCTGGCGCAGAAGATCGCCGACCTCGTGAAGGACGGCAAGGTCGGCGGCATCGCCGACGTGCGCGACGAGACCTCGTCGCGCACGGGCCAGCGTCTGGTGATCGTGCTCAAGCGCGACGCGGTCGCCAAGGTCGTGCTGAACAACCTGTACAAGCACACCGACCTCCAGACGAACTTCGGCGCGAACATGCTGGCGCTGGTGGACGGCGTGCCGCGCACGCTGTCGGTCGACGCGTTCATCCGCCACTGGGTCACGCACCAGATCGAGGTCATCGTCCGGCGGACGAAGTTCCGTCTGCGCAAGGCGGAGGAGCGGGCGCACATCCTGCGCGGCCTGCTCAAGGCGCTGGACGCGATCGACGAGGTCATCGCCCTGATCCGGCGCAGCAACACCGTCGAGATCGCGCGCGAGGGCCTGATGGGCCTCCTGGAGATCGACGAGATCCAGGCCAACGCGATCCTCGAGATGCAGCTGCGGCGCCTGGCGGCCCTGGAGCGGCAGAAGATCGTCGCCGAGCACGACGAGCTCCAGGCGAAGATCAACGAGTACAACGCGATCCTGGCCTCGCCGGAGAAGCAGCGCTCCATCGTCAGCGAGGAGCTGGCGGCGATCGTCGAGAAGTACGGCGACGACCGGCGCTCCAAGCTGGTGCCCTTCGACGGCGACATGTCCATGGAGGACCTGATCGCCGAAGAGGACATCGTCGTCACGATCACGCACGGCGGCTACGTCAAGCGCACCAAGACCGAGGACTACCGCTCGCAGAAGCGCGGCGGCAAGGGCGTGCGCGGCACGAAGCTGAAGCAGGACGACCTGGTCGACCACTTCTTCGTGTCCACCACGCACCACTGGCTGCTGTTCTTCACGAACAAGGGCCGGGTCTACCGCTCCAAGGCGTACGAGCTGCCGGACGCCGGCCGCGACGCCCGCGGGCAGCACGTGGCGAACCTGCTGGCCTTCCAGCCGGACGAGAAGATCGCCCAGATCCTCGCGATCCGCGACTACGAGGCCGCCCCGTACCTGATCCTGGCCACCAAGGGCGGCCTGGTGAAGAAGACGGCGCTCAAGGACTACGACTCGCCCCGTTCGGGTGGTGTCATCGCCATCAACCTCCGGGAGACGGGCGCCGACGGCGCCGACGGCACCGCTGACGAGCTGATCGGCGCCGAGCTGGTGTCCGCCGAGGACGACCTGCTGCTGATCAGCAAGAAGGCGCAGTCGATCCGCTTCACGGCGACCGACGACGCGCTGCGCCCGATGGGCCGCGCCACCTCGGGCGTGAAGGGCATGAGTTTCCGCGAGGGTGACGAACTGCTCTCCATGAGCGTGGTCCGGCCCGGTACGTTCGTCTTCACCGCGACCGACGGCGGTTACGCCAAGCGGACGCCGGTCGACGAGTACCGCGTCCAGGGTCGTGGTGGTCTGGGCATCAAGGCCGCGAAGATCGTGGAGGACCGCGGGTCGCTCGTCGGGGCGCTCGTGGTGGACGAATCGGACGAGATTCTCGCCATCACGCTGGGCGGTGGTGTGATTCGTACGCGAGTCAACGAAGTCAGGGAGACCGGCCGTGACACCATGGGCGTCCAGCTGATCAACCTGGGCAAGCGCGATGCCGTGGTCGGTATCGCTCGTAACGCCGAGGCCGGTCAGGATGCTGACGAGGTCGAGGAGACCGAGGCAGCCGAAGGACAGGCCGCCGAGTCCGCCGAGGGCACGCAGCCCTCGGCCGGGGAGCACGAGGAGTAA